The following are encoded together in the Drosophila biarmipes strain raj3 chromosome 3L, RU_DBia_V1.1, whole genome shotgun sequence genome:
- the LOC108028152 gene encoding glutamate transporter polyphemus-like, which translates to MTDTAYDPYANRNVDKPISNFGAFVSVIKCVVGTGVLALPMAFKYAGTILGPLLLIATAFVLIHGIQMLIMCMVECSRRAQVGYTNFPDSMAYSFAQGPKCFRYIATAAGYVADITLCIAHYGICVVYLVFVSSNFSNVLERYIDIGDLRYYIAIFGLLSVPFFCIIHLKYLVPLNIIANILIYIGFAMIFYYIFQDLQPFSDLSFFGDPMRLPQFFGIVLFSISSVGVFIAVESKMAHPQKFIGWFGVLDIAAIVVVISYIIFGIFGYWRYGDGIAASLTLNLPEEPLSLAIQIILATDIFLTFPLSGYVVINIIMTHFWNKRGDLKRAVLKEIILRIGFVVLATLNGVAFPDLGPLLALVGALTLSLLNLVFPAFMEICLNYPEGYSYGRYKWKLVKDIVMITFGVLILVQGTIFSIIDMVVYYGHM; encoded by the exons ATGACGGACAC TGCCTACGATCCGTATGCAAATCGCAATGTGGACAAGCCAATATC TAACTTTGGAGCCTTCGTTTCCGTGATAAAGTGCGTCGTGGGAACTGGTGTCCTGGCCCTGCCCATGGCGTTCAAGTATGCGGGAACCATCCTGGGCCCGCTTCTCCTCATAGCCACTGCATTCGTCCTCATCCACGGCATTCAAATGCTG ATCATGTGCATGGTGGAGTGCTCCCGGCGAGCGCAGGTTGGGTACACCAACTTCCCGGACTCGATGGCCTACTCCTTTGCCCAGGGGCCCAAGTGCTTCAGGTACATAGCCACGGCTGCGGGCTACGTGGCGGACATCACGCTGTGCATTGCGCACTACGGCATCTGCGTGGTCTACCTGGTGTTCGTCTCCAGCAACTTTTCAAATGTCTTGGAACGCTACATCGATATCGGGGACCTGCGGTATTACATCGCCATATTTGGGCTACTGAGCGTACCCTTCTTCTGTATCATTCACCTAAAGTATCTGGTACCCCTCAATATAATCGCCAACATCCTCATCTACATTGGATTCGCCATGATTTTCTACTACATCTTTCAAGATCTGCAGCCCTTTAGCGATCTTTCGTTCTTCGGCGATCCCATGAGGCTTCCCCAATTCTTCGGAATAGTGCTCTTCTCCATTTCTTCAGTGGGGGTG TTTATCGCCGTCGAGTCCAAGATGGCTCACCCCCAAAAGTTCATCGGGTGGTTCGGTGTCCTGGATATTGCAGCCATAGTCGTGGTCATCTCTTACATTATCTTCGGAATTTTCGGCTACTGGCGGTACGGAGATGGAATAGCAGCTTCGTTGACCCTCAACCTTCCGGAAGAACC ATTGAGCCTTGCGATCCAAATAATACTCGCGACGGACATCTTCCTGACGTTTCCGCTCTCCGGATATGTAGTGATTAACATCATCATGACCCACTTCTGGAACAAACGTGGGGACCTGAAGCGGGCCGTGCTGAAGGAAATCATTCTTCGGATTGGCTTTGTAGTGCTCGCAACCCTCAATGGAGTCGCCTTCCCGGATCTGGGTCCTCTGCTGGCCCTGGTCGGAGCCCTGACCCTGTCGCTGCTGAATCTCGTCTTTCCGGCCTTCATGGAGATTTGCCTGAACTACCCAGAGGGGTATTCCTATGGGCGGTATAAGTGGAAGCTCGTCAAGGACATCGTTATGATCACTTTCGGTGTACTCATTCTGGTGCAAGGCACCATATTTTCCATAATCGATATGGTTGTTTACTATGGACATATGTAA